A window from Megalobrama amblycephala isolate DHTTF-2021 linkage group LG21, ASM1881202v1, whole genome shotgun sequence encodes these proteins:
- the cdh27 gene encoding cadherin-like protein 26 isoform X1, giving the protein MATTMFSSLVLVGIICLCNTEPLKRHKRSWIIDSFDIVEEHPGPFPYELGQIKLDRSYLVEFMLKGKGVDEDPKGVLSIDSSTGVIKVHRKVDFEQYSVLMLTFQARNKSNLAIDTQLGMEVNILDINDNPPIFQRKVYDVTINEAAKQGGFVVGVLAIDKDAAGTLNSTIDYKIISVTPATKNTEFYIQDSGAISFKGCLDYEVANKYTIIVEAKDRGEVVKLSSTATIFLNIQDGNNHLPVITGQTGSGNVVEGTKGISPLKIHTTDTDTRLTPAWRVRYSIQGDKGGHFSIHTDPDTNDGILTVIKPLDFEEQAEQKFTIFVENEESYFSCEVKARPADGLWTVITNPSKPSSINITITVEDENDPPYFPDPKRKVIIEENGVIGAFVDRVTAVDPDTGRPHKLEYSIEQDPAGWFRVDKTTGEIFVKEALDRESSHVTNGTYTVTVLVTEKDDHPPMTSTATIQIHIEDKNDNVPLLKENTVSVCQSDEVSSTEITAYDPDGDPYSGPFSFEVIGDHKDKWSFDPSHGYTVHLVKDKSVHASLYTLIVKISDKQGRFVLQNLSVAACDCAVSPNCLLLRNTQQTVGSGVIGITIFAVLMILASLLLSLTCSCGTMKSLVEVDNVLGDALLPSNIEKPGTDCVVPNILLKKTSVSQSKEATLVNNGVQQTSDILQVSSNVIATHSLPVQVEECWSKDRSQYSSEKQAWMWKQIQYQSENCYRGSTFSRRSSQRRQSAYFISRSTLQSLLSQRLHSIQSQENELLDYKPQIYTFEDNSDNFADLDPIDMPINEFDPELFSDLGPAFKHLASICNPGTR; this is encoded by the exons ATGGCTACAACGATGTTCAGCTCTTTGGTGCTTGTG GGAATTATCTGTCTGTGCAACACAGAGCCTCTCAAACGCCATAAAAGATCATGGATTATAGACTCGTTTGACATTGTGGAGGAACACCCGGGGCCTTTCCCTTATGAATTGGGGCAG ATTAAACTGGACCGTAGCTATTTAGTGGAGTTCATGCTAAAAGGCAAAGGTGTGGATGAAGACCCAAAGGGTGTCCTGTCTATTGATTCGAGCACAGGAGTCATTAAAGTCCACCGTAAGGTCGACTTTGAGCAATACAGTGTTCTGATG CTGACCTTTCAAGCAAGAAATAAGTCCAACTTGGCCATAGACACACAACTAGGCATGGAGGTCAACATACTGGACATCAATGACAACCCACCAATATTCCAGAGAAAAGTTTATGATGTCACTATAAATGAAGCAGCAAAACAAG GTGGTTTTGTTGTTGGTGTATTAGCAATTGATAAGGATGCAGCGGGAACTCTGAATTCCACCATTGATTACAAAATCATTTCCGTAACTCCAGCCACTAAAAATACGGAATTCTATATCCAAGACAGTGGTGCAATATCGTTTAAAGGATGCCTTGATTATGAG GTGGCTAATAAATACACTATTATAGTTGAAGCAAAGGATCGTGGAGAAGTTGTAAAGTTGTCAAGCACAGCAACCATATTTCTCAACATTCAGGATGGCAACAACCATCTACCAGTTATCACAGGGCAAACG GGTTCAGGGAATGTGGTGGAGGGGACAAAAGGTATCTCCCCTCTCAAAATACACACAACTGATACTGACACCCGTCTCACTCCTGCATGGAGGGTCAGATACTCCATACAAGGGGATAAAGGTGGTCACTTCTCCATTCACACTGATCCAGACACCAATGATGGAATCCTCACAGTGATTAAG CCCCTAGACTTTGAAGAACAAGCAGAACAAAAATTTACCATCTTTGTAGAGAATGAAGAGTCTTATTTCTCTTGTGAGGTGAAGGCTAGACCCGCAGATGGCCTCTGGACCGTCATCACAAATCCATCAAAACCATCCTCTATTAATATTACCATAACAGTGGAAGATGAAAATGATCCTCCATACTTCCCAGATCCAAAAAGGAAAGTAATTATAGAAGAAAATGGTGTTATTGGAGCATTTGTGGACAGAGTGACAGCAGTCGATCCTGACACTGGACGTCCTCACAAACTAGA GTATTCTATTGAACAAGATCCTGCAGGTTGGTTCAGAGTAGACAAAACAACCGGGGAAATCTTTGTAAAAGAGGCATTGGACAGAGAGTCAAGTCATGTCACCAACGGGACTTATACAGTCACTGTCCTTGTGACTGAGAAGG ATGACCATCCTCCAATGACAAGCACTGCAACAATTCAGATCCACATCGAAGACAAGAACGATAATGTCCCCTTGTTAAAGGAGAACACGGTTTCTGTCTGTCAATCTGATGAAGTGTCAAGTACAGAGATCACAGCCTATGACCCTGATGGGGATCCATACAGTGGACCATTCAGTTTTGAAGTAATAGGAGATCATAAGGATAAATGGAGCTTTGACCCCAGCCATG GTTACACAGTGCATTTGGTGAAGGATAAAAGCGTTCATGCCAGTCTGTACACACTGATTGTGAAAATCTCTGATAAACAGGGCAGGTTTGTCCTTCAGAATCTCTCTGTTGCTGCATGTGATTGTGCTGTTTCACCAAACTGTCTGCTGCTGCGCAACACACAGCAAACAGTAGGAAGTGGTGTCATAGGAATTACCATCTTTGCAGTGCTGATGATTTTGG CAAGCCTGTTGTTGTCCCTAACTTGCTCTTGTGGGACTATGAAGTCTCTGGTGGAGGTAGACAATGTCTTAGGAGATGCCCTTCTGCCTTCTAACATTGAGAAACCTGGCACTGATTGTGTG GTCCCGAAtattttactgaagaaaacaTCTGTAAGTCAGTCAAAGGAAGCAACTCTTGTCAATAATGGGGTTCAACAGACATCTGACATTCTGCAG GTATCTAGCAATGTTATAGCCACTCATAGTCTCCCAGTTCAAGTGGAAGAATGTTGGTCTAAAGACAGATCACAGTATTCTAGTGAG AAACAGGCATGGATGTGGAAACAAATCCAGTATCAGAGTGAGAACTGCTACCGG GGGTCAACATTTAGCAGGAGGAGCTCACAAAGAAGACAGAGTGCCTATTTCATCAGCCGATCGACTCTACAAAGCTTGCTTTCTCAG AGGCTGCATTCAATACAGTCCCAGGAAAATGAGTTGCTTGATTACAAGCCTCAAATTTACACTTTTGAGGACAACTCTGATAACTTTGCAGATCTTGACCCCATAGACATGCCCATTAATGAGTTTGATCCTGAGCTGTTCTCTGACCTTGGACCAGCATTTAAGCATCTGGCTTCTATCTGTAACCCAGGGACAAGGTGA
- the cdh27 gene encoding cadherin-like protein 26 isoform X2 → MATTMFSSLVLVGIICLCNTEPLKRHKRSWIIDSFDIVEEHPGPFPYELGQIKLDRSYLVEFMLKGKGVDEDPKGVLSIDSSTGVIKVHRKVDFEQYSVLMLTFQARNKSNLAIDTQLGMEVNILDINDNPPIFQRKVYDVTINEAAKQGGFVVGVLAIDKDAAGTLNSTIDYKIISVTPATKNTEFYIQDSGAISFKGCLDYEVANKYTIIVEAKDRGEVVKLSSTATIFLNIQDGNNHLPVITGQTGSGNVVEGTKGISPLKIHTTDTDTRLTPAWRVRYSIQGDKGGHFSIHTDPDTNDGILTVIKPLDFEEQAEQKFTIFVENEESYFSCEVKARPADGLWTVITNPSKPSSINITITVEDENDPPYFPDPKRKVIIEENGVIGAFVDRVTAVDPDTGRPHKLEYSIEQDPAGWFRVDKTTGEIFVKEALDRESSHVTNGTYTVTVLVTEKDDHPPMTSTATIQIHIEDKNDNVPLLKENTVSVCQSDEVSSTEITAYDPDGDPYSGPFSFEVIGDHKDKWSFDPSHGYTVHLVKDKSVHASLYTLIVKISDKQGRFVLQNLSVAACDCAVSPNCLLLRNTQQTVGSGVIGITIFAVLMILASLLLSLTCSCGTMKSLVEVDNVLGDALLPSNIEKPGTDCVVPNILLKKTSVSQSKEATLVNNGVQQTSDILQVSSNVIATHSLPVQVEECWSKDRSQYSSEAWMWKQIQYQSENCYRGSTFSRRSSQRRQSAYFISRSTLQSLLSQRLHSIQSQENELLDYKPQIYTFEDNSDNFADLDPIDMPINEFDPELFSDLGPAFKHLASICNPGTR, encoded by the exons ATGGCTACAACGATGTTCAGCTCTTTGGTGCTTGTG GGAATTATCTGTCTGTGCAACACAGAGCCTCTCAAACGCCATAAAAGATCATGGATTATAGACTCGTTTGACATTGTGGAGGAACACCCGGGGCCTTTCCCTTATGAATTGGGGCAG ATTAAACTGGACCGTAGCTATTTAGTGGAGTTCATGCTAAAAGGCAAAGGTGTGGATGAAGACCCAAAGGGTGTCCTGTCTATTGATTCGAGCACAGGAGTCATTAAAGTCCACCGTAAGGTCGACTTTGAGCAATACAGTGTTCTGATG CTGACCTTTCAAGCAAGAAATAAGTCCAACTTGGCCATAGACACACAACTAGGCATGGAGGTCAACATACTGGACATCAATGACAACCCACCAATATTCCAGAGAAAAGTTTATGATGTCACTATAAATGAAGCAGCAAAACAAG GTGGTTTTGTTGTTGGTGTATTAGCAATTGATAAGGATGCAGCGGGAACTCTGAATTCCACCATTGATTACAAAATCATTTCCGTAACTCCAGCCACTAAAAATACGGAATTCTATATCCAAGACAGTGGTGCAATATCGTTTAAAGGATGCCTTGATTATGAG GTGGCTAATAAATACACTATTATAGTTGAAGCAAAGGATCGTGGAGAAGTTGTAAAGTTGTCAAGCACAGCAACCATATTTCTCAACATTCAGGATGGCAACAACCATCTACCAGTTATCACAGGGCAAACG GGTTCAGGGAATGTGGTGGAGGGGACAAAAGGTATCTCCCCTCTCAAAATACACACAACTGATACTGACACCCGTCTCACTCCTGCATGGAGGGTCAGATACTCCATACAAGGGGATAAAGGTGGTCACTTCTCCATTCACACTGATCCAGACACCAATGATGGAATCCTCACAGTGATTAAG CCCCTAGACTTTGAAGAACAAGCAGAACAAAAATTTACCATCTTTGTAGAGAATGAAGAGTCTTATTTCTCTTGTGAGGTGAAGGCTAGACCCGCAGATGGCCTCTGGACCGTCATCACAAATCCATCAAAACCATCCTCTATTAATATTACCATAACAGTGGAAGATGAAAATGATCCTCCATACTTCCCAGATCCAAAAAGGAAAGTAATTATAGAAGAAAATGGTGTTATTGGAGCATTTGTGGACAGAGTGACAGCAGTCGATCCTGACACTGGACGTCCTCACAAACTAGA GTATTCTATTGAACAAGATCCTGCAGGTTGGTTCAGAGTAGACAAAACAACCGGGGAAATCTTTGTAAAAGAGGCATTGGACAGAGAGTCAAGTCATGTCACCAACGGGACTTATACAGTCACTGTCCTTGTGACTGAGAAGG ATGACCATCCTCCAATGACAAGCACTGCAACAATTCAGATCCACATCGAAGACAAGAACGATAATGTCCCCTTGTTAAAGGAGAACACGGTTTCTGTCTGTCAATCTGATGAAGTGTCAAGTACAGAGATCACAGCCTATGACCCTGATGGGGATCCATACAGTGGACCATTCAGTTTTGAAGTAATAGGAGATCATAAGGATAAATGGAGCTTTGACCCCAGCCATG GTTACACAGTGCATTTGGTGAAGGATAAAAGCGTTCATGCCAGTCTGTACACACTGATTGTGAAAATCTCTGATAAACAGGGCAGGTTTGTCCTTCAGAATCTCTCTGTTGCTGCATGTGATTGTGCTGTTTCACCAAACTGTCTGCTGCTGCGCAACACACAGCAAACAGTAGGAAGTGGTGTCATAGGAATTACCATCTTTGCAGTGCTGATGATTTTGG CAAGCCTGTTGTTGTCCCTAACTTGCTCTTGTGGGACTATGAAGTCTCTGGTGGAGGTAGACAATGTCTTAGGAGATGCCCTTCTGCCTTCTAACATTGAGAAACCTGGCACTGATTGTGTG GTCCCGAAtattttactgaagaaaacaTCTGTAAGTCAGTCAAAGGAAGCAACTCTTGTCAATAATGGGGTTCAACAGACATCTGACATTCTGCAG GTATCTAGCAATGTTATAGCCACTCATAGTCTCCCAGTTCAAGTGGAAGAATGTTGGTCTAAAGACAGATCACAGTATTCTAGTGAG GCATGGATGTGGAAACAAATCCAGTATCAGAGTGAGAACTGCTACCGG GGGTCAACATTTAGCAGGAGGAGCTCACAAAGAAGACAGAGTGCCTATTTCATCAGCCGATCGACTCTACAAAGCTTGCTTTCTCAG AGGCTGCATTCAATACAGTCCCAGGAAAATGAGTTGCTTGATTACAAGCCTCAAATTTACACTTTTGAGGACAACTCTGATAACTTTGCAGATCTTGACCCCATAGACATGCCCATTAATGAGTTTGATCCTGAGCTGTTCTCTGACCTTGGACCAGCATTTAAGCATCTGGCTTCTATCTGTAACCCAGGGACAAGGTGA
- the si:ch211-253b8.5 gene encoding dysbindin — protein sequence MSSKGTNLHNKRLLSETEHAQRVLDTESAQQMRLRERQRFFEEVFQHDVDVYLSSAHLQIDYKRPPLGSISSMEVNVDMLEQMDLMDISDQETLDVFFSASGEEGGLTSPLPALGHTEIEEDGLRRNDVSLRISDTCEIKTRMLSTSSNSTCDSQASNEDGSNTPVVQSDDEDVQDDSLLQTGVRTANNAAKEPLPSALSL from the exons CGGAGACAGAACATGCTCAAAGAGTCCTGGACACAGAGTCGGCCCAGCAAATGAGGCTGAGAGAGAGACAACGATTCTTTGAGGAGGTGTTTCAACATGATGTGGACGTCTACCTCTCCTCTGCACACCTGCAGATAGATTATAAGAGAC CTCCCTTAGGAAGCATCTCATCAATGGAGGTGAACGTTGATATGCTAGAACAGATGGACCTGATGGACATCTCTGATCAGGAGACCTTGGATGTCTTCTTCAGTGccagcggagaggaaggaggaCTGACATCTCCTCTTCCAG CTCTTGGTCACACTGAAATAGAAGAGGATGGATTGCGGAGAAATGACGTGTCCTTGAGAATTTCTGACACTTGTGAGATCAAAACACGTATGTTGTCCACTTCTTCCAACTCCACCTGTGACAGTCAGGCCTCCAATGAGGACGGATCAAACACTCCTGTCGTCCAATCAGATGATGAAGACGTGCAAGACGATAGCCTGTTGCAAACAGGAGTGCGCACAGCCAACAATGCGGCAAAAGAGCCCCTGCCCTCTGCCCTCTCATTATAA